One genomic segment of Rhinolophus sinicus isolate RSC01 linkage group LG11, ASM3656204v1, whole genome shotgun sequence includes these proteins:
- the TMEM86B gene encoding lysoplasmalogenase TMEM86B isoform X1: MDARKGGLPRNPHFAVQQPHLGRCLSPFFLTCAIYFLLWIPEDPPSCVGALVKCLPVLCLAGFLRACSGGYYSSLLQVALLFSACGDVFLIWPEAFPYGVAAFTKAQLLYIWAFGLRPLQLGLLLPVVLASLPFYCLLLLHLSPDMVLLLTAYTLALATMLWRGLARGGSARWGAQLFTISDTVLACNTFIQPLPHARLVVMATYYAAQFLISLSAFQSPRLKTN, encoded by the exons ATGGACGCCCGGAAAGGGGGGCTACCCCGAAATCCTCACTTCGCAGTCCAA CAGCCACACCTGGGCAGGTGCCTGAGCCCCTTCTTCCTCACCTGTGCCATCTACTTCCTCCTCTGGATCCCCGAGGACCCACCGTCCTGCGTTGGTGCCCTGGTCAAGTGCCTGCCTGTGCTGTGCCTGGCGGGGTTCCTGCGGGCCTGCTCTGGCGGGTACTACAGCTCTCTCCTGCAGGTGGCCCTGCTGTTCTCAGCCTGTGGGGACGTCTTTCTCATCTGGCCCGAGGCCTTCCCCTACG GCGTGGCTGCCTTCACCAAGGCTCAGCTGCTCTACATCTGGGCCTTTGGCCTCAGGCCCCTGCAGCTGGGCCTCCTGCTGCCTGTTGTCCTGGCCTCCCTCCCGTTCTACTGCCTCCTGCTGCTGCACCTCTCCCCCGACATGGTCCTGCTCCTGACAGCCTATACCCTGGCCCTCGCCACCATGCTATGGCGTGGCCTGGCCAGGGGTGGGAGTGCCCGCTGGGGAGCGCAGCTCTTCACCATCTCGGATACCGTGCTGGCCTGCAACACCTTcatccagcccctgccccacGCCCGCCTGGTGGTCATGGCGACCTACTACGCTGCCCAGTTCCTCATCTCCCTGTCGGCCTTCCAGAGCCCCAGGCTCAAGACCAACTGA
- the TMEM86B gene encoding lysoplasmalogenase TMEM86B isoform X2, which yields MDARKGGLPRNPHFAVQPHLGRCLSPFFLTCAIYFLLWIPEDPPSCVGALVKCLPVLCLAGFLRACSGGYYSSLLQVALLFSACGDVFLIWPEAFPYGVAAFTKAQLLYIWAFGLRPLQLGLLLPVVLASLPFYCLLLLHLSPDMVLLLTAYTLALATMLWRGLARGGSARWGAQLFTISDTVLACNTFIQPLPHARLVVMATYYAAQFLISLSAFQSPRLKTN from the exons ATGGACGCCCGGAAAGGGGGGCTACCCCGAAATCCTCACTTCGCAGTCCAA CCACACCTGGGCAGGTGCCTGAGCCCCTTCTTCCTCACCTGTGCCATCTACTTCCTCCTCTGGATCCCCGAGGACCCACCGTCCTGCGTTGGTGCCCTGGTCAAGTGCCTGCCTGTGCTGTGCCTGGCGGGGTTCCTGCGGGCCTGCTCTGGCGGGTACTACAGCTCTCTCCTGCAGGTGGCCCTGCTGTTCTCAGCCTGTGGGGACGTCTTTCTCATCTGGCCCGAGGCCTTCCCCTACG GCGTGGCTGCCTTCACCAAGGCTCAGCTGCTCTACATCTGGGCCTTTGGCCTCAGGCCCCTGCAGCTGGGCCTCCTGCTGCCTGTTGTCCTGGCCTCCCTCCCGTTCTACTGCCTCCTGCTGCTGCACCTCTCCCCCGACATGGTCCTGCTCCTGACAGCCTATACCCTGGCCCTCGCCACCATGCTATGGCGTGGCCTGGCCAGGGGTGGGAGTGCCCGCTGGGGAGCGCAGCTCTTCACCATCTCGGATACCGTGCTGGCCTGCAACACCTTcatccagcccctgccccacGCCCGCCTGGTGGTCATGGCGACCTACTACGCTGCCCAGTTCCTCATCTCCCTGTCGGCCTTCCAGAGCCCCAGGCTCAAGACCAACTGA